A part of Solenopsis invicta isolate M01_SB chromosome 2, UNIL_Sinv_3.0, whole genome shotgun sequence genomic DNA contains:
- the LOC105197370 gene encoding uncharacterized protein LOC105197370 isoform X1, with the protein MSNSLDSFLTRIGDVTIERVTPRSGPKPDEANMMTSETVTSVNMNAEPQATNDESSDESSGETTDGEQEKKLDVMQSEEIEEIRSEGSGDDMDLDETIDSQIGVRMESERQQHHPSPEEDDEEQVNILDTLPLEGAPIEGQEVSEADLLGKPIKDSEDEESVDNENERTDEQSTGEEGTDSNKRHADSDHSDSAKKKVKKDDGSTEGSTSECELKTEKKLSNMRRNIREVMDETQLDEATLSAQRQEMERLRRVQEQQKIIREVQRQIAINRQNKAQTRVISLLQGKQNQAGSTMISQSSSSSSPFPSMTSPSSTQVRLPNTVLLKVNSGTGTGAQTTQMSSGMQAGQMQRRSIDGGTRWQKGRGGYQGAQTSISRVPNRSGAPNMLQQRIRMMTPSVSISPVVPKKEPLDRADYYSDSELSDMEAEEAIRCEKQMHAARKMPGASKYQRPPKGKDVVTISSSSESSDDDCIVLSDPSGEEETDTEDDPSNSGMHTNDRYNIPDEHGRVLINVGHPETEPEVYLAPQVARIIKPHQIGGIRFLFDNIIETIERYKTSSGFGCILAHSMGLGKTLQVASFCDIFFRCTTAKTVLCIMPINTLQNWLAEFNMWLPYEDPAITAEKQSKATNVKMEPGTDMKHEIKEESCGNQSDMSNMSRPISTESAHRFSQDAATAVGVSQQSMNIMSENPYTNPHHGYEQRNMMPSYMQDSTVMNKNMAEPHVPHMPSNYHQGEMPQNPMYNPNSNTLSNFSDPMKPDPMNCHGMPPGQNMTGPKFGMENQTTGVMYPGMENRPQGVPMYPDMETRNAAAIYPGMGNHHPSSMYSNYNNIPGTFASYGSQTNQQELVREPKKENMLPGGMPIQNTEVNVKKEPEEMIKKEEGTSVKEELVDEKKETIEKVKTPYNVDTPIGMTVRPRHFRLHILNDSHKTMTARAKVIQEWQSTGGVLLIGYELYRQLSLKKPNKAKRKRGQPFKDTVDVEEEDKNKGLLDEMHSALVSPGPDLVICDEGHRIKNSHASISMALKQMRTKRRIVLTGYPLQNNLLEYWCMVDFVRPNYLGTKSEFCNMFERPIQNGQCIDSTPQDIRLMRYRAHVLHALLEGFVQRRSHSVLQMSLPRKEEYILLVRMTPHQRKLYDTFMNQVVKTRAVPNPLKAFAVCCKIWNHPDILYYFLRKRQANEEDDLDLEETIAEKVTTGGKKSKARQPKGESKKTKKGTIKNKPAASVQPNASSSSNNDNAEAENTNNAPKQNNYTNNYTMPASNSGYSNSMPQGSYPPHGNYQNYRPNDQNTYYRNDNNNHGEYNHGEFYNNQGQQRYSNQPFQSYTQTSTNYNTSQGYANQSQNYMPSNEQSTQRYSGAAAGSDFRSDQNQGNNYEAPGMFPRQNYPYQDQQRNYTPNLNQGPSNYPQVSNQSTFQSQMPNQSANISMPDYSSYTANQNQNYTPTPTQANPMYPRNDAQPLQNSTMGYPASQQGQPPSAQTQTTGYMAPQQNQNISPGQNRGFSPNQQNQNLGLQNQSHPYASQQSQGVPIQGQAHGYSTQVNPAPPQTPHAFNQQSASMPPTSSHGYIQPNQSNQGPIPQGSMRGYTPAPQGQINVAQNQTNYPANQPAQNVNAQNQTHRYSSEQSGQASNPQNAVHSYSHHMIPQTAASNQTSPYPQQNQSGPVIPPSNQAHSGYPPNHSGTSAMPQNPAHRYGAAQQTQVAQNQPMGYPPNQQQPNPSLSQNDQLYPRSDATVSQQTQSYAPAANEFSNDRSSANTGNSGNNYTANQPQTQNPVMPNYPSDNTHQNPAAVGQMKGADEPYYMQRSYPQTFRPDQQCNDSYYRDQMNSGMNRYPNNYFPTQNYSNQSYDYATGHDTDMNSRSEESKTLQQPISAHPSGTPCDKSNKDMTSNIGVQSQPLHQNNLAGPPSYIAESNRQSSATPAPRSGVNPVHSPRLNQSEVTKEDEREKEDQPEKDKEDKSDEEILAKDEEKDCKSSPIGKEDPGIPYDWATELMKGYVPGLIDASAKMTIFFCILEEAIKLGDRVLAFSQSLFTLNLIEDFLARNSLKNPDGQTDAWIKNVNYYRLDGSTSALEREKLINEFNSNPKIHLFLVSTRAGSLGINLVGANRAIVFDASWNPCHDTQAVCRVYRYGQKKPCFVYRLVTDNCLERKIYDRQISKQGMADRVVDQCNPDAHLSLKEATTLSWDWEEDSQVQDFSQIKDSYTDEVMHCVLERHSSLLTKQPFHHESLLVDRKDKKLSQAEKRLARRGYELEKMAANCSRPSYNYVPGNTATRAGGLQIRAIRGGDGGPTPKPVASVRPMQQRGAEGLNPRGVTGSRWIPAEVWQRQGMSAQEMTLPLDVVIPTNSPDKGSIVLKAGQRVMVLKSPKGIYMQLESGKIIAIRTALKLNQQKREEEPKKGVSSMIQRNSKPEVGFPLRNNSAISIIPKSSSSNQIGGRPLNKSSPSPGYKPFGDKEISKRPKPVATATAKPYLSQVNLTNQVSLSRLPKVKQEPIDHSTLGDNSNSSDGQLRTEQRVEEVRLEDVVAEVSSNTEYSPSNHTRTTNSDTDTSLPKSSEESTQVYTPDTVSLAQSVQTQHDQSEPEMPSTADKQRLPSEKEPSKSDTLTNYNRPFHTQAEKRETNDDIIVEETQATSQMTPQMTSQVTQQVTPQVATQTHVIPSPMTSLLTPQPVSSAMPIPSTMSIPPNLSVPSSMPPNMPVPSNMPPNLPPSMPVSSNLPPSVPSNMPIPSSMPVSSIPLSMPSSMPSSMPSSIPSSMLVTSSMSPSIPSSMPIPSSMSISSSIPVSSSISVSSGVSIPSASARGSEAPKSIAESIANVTSTASVCTSTNITSPKSAEPTPSMRDNMIQSDPTPSVPQGYPYAQYPRYYDYSDPRSRPLSNPYGTYFPGVPPHTANPRLPDTSKPQPDLGKPMDERNVMNVPTAYSQIPSITAKTLTSNSATESKGTDNTTVTTTMASSSRDETHIPTAFSHPTSTRYPGPYPPGPYDPYSQHYPPAPGSSAAYPPGGAPGYPAYGGPSYNTDYARMYSAFHGPPPPTDPYMHRGYAPPSSHPPNYYSPFPHPPPPYGNYSFLPYPNPNMSSEPQPPTQ; encoded by the exons ATGTCTAATAGTCTAGACAGTTTTCTCACACGCATAGGGGATGTCACAATTGAACGTGTGACTCCACGCAGTGGTCCCAAGCCTGATGAAGCAAATATGATGACCAGTGAAACTGTAACAAGTGTAAACATGAATGCTGAGCCACAGGCGACTAATGACGAGAGCTCAGACGAATCGAGCGGTGAAACGACGGATGGGGAACAGGAGAAGAAGCTCGATGTTATGCAATCAGAGGAGATAGAAGAGATACGCTCAGAGGGTTCTGGGGATGATATGGATCTGGACGAAACGATCGATTCCCAGATTGGAGTGAGAATGGAGTCAGAGAGGCAGCAACACCATCCGTCTCCAGAAGAGGACGACGAGGAACAAGTTAATATTCTGGATACTTTACCTCTGGAAG GTGCACCTATAGAAGGTCAAGAAGTATCTGAAGCCGATCTGTTAGGGAAGCCTATAAAGGATTCAGAAGATGAGGAAAGTGTGGATAATGAGAACGAGAGAACGGACGAACAATCTACAGGGGAGGAAGGCACTGACAGTAACAAGAGACACGCCGATTCCGATCATTCCGACAGCGCGAAGAAGAAAGTGAAGAAGGATGATGGTAGCACTGAGGGTAGCACGTCGGAATGCGAGTTGAAGACAGAGAAAAAGCTATCCAATATGCGAAGAAACATTCGAGAGGTGATGGACGAAACACAACTAGACGAAGCCACATTGTCCGCTCAAAGGCAGGAGATGGAACGTCTCAGACGAGTGCAGGAGCAGCAGAAAATTATTCGTGAGGTACAACGTCAGATAGCAATCAATCGACAGAACAAGGCGCAGACGCGCGTTATCAGTTTACTACAGGGTAAGCAGAATCAGGCTGGAAGCACTATGATCTCGCAGTCGTCTTCCTCATCGTCGCCATTTCCGTCAATGACGTCGCCGTCGTCCACTCAAGTCCGTTTGCCAAATACCGTACTGCTGAAAGTGAACTCTGGCACCGGCACTGGTGCTCAGACCACTCAGATGTCTAGTGGGATGCAAGCGGGACAGATGCAGAGAAGATCGATCGATGGTGGTACGCGTTGGCAGAAGGGCAGAGGCGGTTATCAGGGAGCGCAGACATCTATCTCGCGTGTCCCAAATCGGTCCGGTGCGCCTAATATGTTACAACAAAGAATCCGCATGATGACGCCGTCTGTAAGTATATCGCCGGTGGTACCAAAAAAGGAGCCGTTGGATCGAGCGGACTACTATTCTGATTCCGAGTTGTCTGATATGGAAGCTGAGGAAGCGATACGCTGCGAGAAGCAGATGCATGCAGCGCGGAAGATGCCTGGCGCGTCCAAATATCAGAGACCGCCTAAAGGCAAGGATGTGGTGACGATATCCAGCTCGAGCGAAAGTTCGGACGATGACTGTATAGTTTTGAGTGATCCTAGCGGTGAAGAGGAAACTGACACTGAGGATGATCCATCTAATTCCGGGATGCATACTAATGATCGTTATAACATTCCAGACGAACATGGTCGGGTATTGATCAATGTGGGTCATCCCGAGACCGAACCGGAAGTTTATCTAGCGCCACAGGTGGCTCGCATTATTAAGCCTCATCAGATTGGCGGTATACGCTTCCTCTTTGATAATATCATTGAGACGATCGAAAGATACAAGACTAGCAGCGGCTTTGGCTGTATCCTTGCCCATAGTATGGGTCTAGGCAAGACTCTTCAAGTCGCCAGCTTTTGCGACATTTTTTTTCGATGTACCACTGCCAAGACTGTTCTCTGCATTATGCCTATAAATACGCTTCAAAACTGGCTGGCGGAGTTCAACATGTGGTTACCATATGAAGATCCCGCTATTACTGCCGAGAAGCAGTCTAAGGCGACGAACGTCAAAATGGAACCAGGAACAGATATGAAGCacgaaataaaagaagaaagttgTGGCAATCAGAGCGACATGTCTAATATGTCGCGGCCTATTAGCACAGAGTCTGCGCATCGTTTTAGTCAGGACGCAGCAACCGCTGTCGGTGTGTCGCAACAATCGATGAACATCATGTCAGAGAATCCTTATACAAATCCTCATCACGGTTACGAACAGCGCAACATGATGCCGAGTTATATGCAAGATTCTACTGTGATGAATAAGAATATGGCTGAACCTCATGTACCACATATGCCATCGAATTATCATCAGGGAGAGATGCCGCAAAATCCTATGTACAACCCGAATTCGAATACACTTTCTAATTTCTCCGATCCAATGAAGCCAGATCCGATGAACTGCCATGGTATGCCACCTGGGCAGAACATGACAGGGCCAAAATTCGGTATGGAGAATCAGACTACCGGTGTTATGTATCCTGGCATGGAGAATCGACCGCAGGGTGTTCCTATGTATCCCGATATGGAAACTCGAAACGCCGCGGCAATATATCCGGGCATGGGTAATCATCATCCCAGTTCGATGTACTCCAATTACAACAACATTCCCGGTACTTTCGCGAGCTACGGCAGTCAAACGAATCAACAAGAATTAGTCCGAGAGCCGAAGAAGGAGAATATGCTGCCGGGAGGAATGCCAATTCAGAACACAGAAGTTAATGTGAAGAAAGAACCGGAAgagatgataaaaaaagaagagggtACTTCAGTGAAGGAAGAATTAGTGGATGAAAAGAAGGAAACGATAGAAAAGGTGAAAACACCATACAATGTAGATACGCCAATTGGTATGACTGTACGCCCGAGGCACTTCCGCttgcatattttaaatgattcGCATAAAACTATGACGGCGAGAGCAAAGGTGATACAGGAGTGGCAATCGACCGGTGGTGTTTTATTGATAGGATACGAATTGTATAGACAATTGTCTTTAAAGAAGCCTAACAAGGCTAAACGAAAACGTGGACAACCCTTCAAAGACACAGTAGATGTAGAAGAAGAGGATAAGAACAAAGGTCTGCTGGATGAAATGCATTCAGCTTTAGTGAGTCCTGGACCGGATTTGGTAATCTGTGACGAAGGCCATCGAATCAAGAATTCACACGCGAGTATAAGCATGGCGTTGAAGCAAATGCGAACGAAGCGCAGAATTGTATTGACCGGTTATCCGCTACAAAATAACCTGCTGGAGTATTGGTGCATGGTAGACTTTGTGAGGCCCAATTATCTGGGTACCAAGAGCGAGTTCTGTAACATGTTTGAAAGACCGATTCAAAATGGTCAGTGTATCGACTCTACTCCACAAGATATACGTTTGATGCGATATCGGGCACATGTGCTGCACGCTTTGTTAGAGGGTTTCGTGCAAAGACGATCTCACTCCGTGTTGCAAATGTCATTACCTCGCAAGGAGGAATACATCCTCCTCGTTAGGATGACGCCTCATCAACGTAAATTATATGATACGTTTATGAATCAGGTAGTGAAAACGCGTGCAGTACCAAATCCATTAAAAGCCTTTGCTGTATGCTGCAAGATTTGGAACCATCCGGACATCTTGTACTATTTTCTTCGTAAGCGTCAGGCAAATGAAGAAGATGATTTGGACCTGGAAGAGACAATAGCAGAAAAAGTCACGACGGGTGGCAAGAAATCCAAAGCACGTCAACCGAAAGGAGAGTCTAAGAAAACCAAAAAGGGTACGATAAAGAATAAACCTGCAGCTAGCGTACAACCAAATGCTTCTTCGTCATCCAACAACGATAATGCGGAGGCTGAAAATACAAACAACGCtccaaaacaaaataattatactaataattatacaatgcCAGCTTCTAACTCGGGATATTCTAACTCAATGCCGCAAGGATCTTATCCTCCTCATGGAAATTATCAAAACTATCGTCCGAATGATCAAAATACGTACTATAGAAACGATAACAACAATCATGGAGAATATAATCATGGAGAGTTTTACAATAATCAAGGACAACAAAGGTACAGCAATCAACCATTCCAGTCATATACTCAAACATCAACAAACTACAATACGTCGCAGGGATATGCCAATCAATCTCAAAATTACATGCCGTCAAACGAGCAATCCACTCAGAGATATAGTGGTGCAGCGGCTGGCTCCGATTTTCGGTCGGATCAAAATCaaggaaataattatgaagCACCTGGGATGTTTCCACGACAGAATTATCCTTATCAGGATCAGCAGCGCAATTATACGCCAAATTTAAATCAAGGGCCTAGCAATTATCCCCAAGTTTCTAATCAATCTACCTTCCAGTCACAGATGCCGAATCAATCCGCGAATATATCGATGCCGGATTACTCGTCATATACCGCgaatcaaaatcaaaattacacGCCGACGCCGACTCAAGCGAATCCGATGTATCCACGAAATGATGCGCAACCATTGCAAAACTCGACAATGGGATATCCAGCATCTCAGCAAGGTCAGCCACCGTCAGCTCAAACACAAACCACTGGCTATATGGCGCCGCAGCAAAACCAGAACATATCGCCCGGTCAAAATCGTGGCTTCTCGCCAAACCAGCAGAATCAGAATTTAGGTTTGCAGAATCAATCTCATCCATACGCGAGCCAGCAATCGCAAGGTGTGCCTATTCAGGGCCAAGCACATGGATATTCTACGCAAGTGAATCCGGCTCCTCCACAGACCCCGCATGCGTTTAATCAGCAGTCGGCTTCGATGCCGCCAACTTCATCTCACGGTTACATACAGCCGAACCAATCGAATCAAGGGCCCATTCCACAGGGTTCGATGCGCGGTTATACTCCGGCACCACAAGGTCAAATAAACGTAGCACAAAATCAGACTAATTATCCAGCCAATCAACCCGCACAAAACGTCAATGCACAGAATCAGACACACAGGTATTCTTCAGAACAGTCAGGCCAGGCATCAAATCCGCAGAATGCTGTCCACAGTTATAGTCATCATATGATACCTCAAACCGCAGCTTCCAATCAGACAAGTCCATATCCTCAACAGAATCAGTCCGGTCCGGTGATACCACCGTCGAATCAAGCTCACTCTGGTTATCCGCCAAATCATTCAGGCACAAGCGCAATGCCGCAGAATCCTGCACATCGATACGGAGCTGCGCAGCAAACACAAGTGGCCCAAAATCAACCTATGGGATATCCGCCAAATCAGCAGCAGCCTAATCCATCTTTGAGTCAAAACGATCAACTTTATCCTAGGTCAGACGCTACGGTGTCGCAACAAACGCAGAGTTACGCTCCGGCAGCAAACGAATTTTCTAATGATCGTTCGAGTGCAAACACCGGTAATTCCGGCAATAATTACACCGCCAATCAGCCGCAAACGCAGAACCCCGTCATGCCGAATTATCCATCGGATAACACACATCAGAATCCGGCGGCAGTCGGACAGATGAAGGGCGCAGATGAGCCTTATTATATGCAGCGCAGTTATCCGCAGACGTTCCGACCGGATCAGCAATGCAACGATTCGTACTACAGAGATCAGATGAATTCCGGCATGAATCGttatccaaataattatttcccGACACAGAATTATTCAAATCAGTCATATGACTACGCGACTGGTCACGACACGGACATGAATTCGCGATCTGAAGAGTCCAAGACTTTACAGCAACCCATCAGTGCTCATCCTTCCGGTACTCCGTGtgataaaagtaataaagaCATGACATCTAACATCGGGGTGCAGAGTCAACCATTGCATCAGAATAATCTCGCCGGTCCGCCAAGCTACATCGCGGAATCGAATCGTCAGAGTTCGGCGACTCCTGCGCCCAGATCAGGAGTTAATCCAGTGCACAGTCCTCGATTAAATCAGAGCGAAGTGACGAAGGAggatgagagagaaaaagaagaccaaccagagaaagataaagaagatAAATCTGACGAGGAGATTCTTGCGAAAGACGAGGAAAAAGATTGCAAGAGCTCTCCTATCGGAAAAGAAGATCCAGGAATTCCATATGATTGg GCAACAGAGTTGATGAAGGGATATGTACCCGGTTTGATAGATGCGTCCGCAAAAATGACTATCTTCTTTTGCATTCTTGAGGAAGCTATTAAATTAGGAGATCGCGTACTTGCATTCTCGCAGTCGCTATTCACATTGAATCTTATAGAAGATTTCTTAGCGCGAAATAGTTTAAAGAATCCGGATGGTCAAACTGATGCCTGGATTAAGAATGTGAATTATTACAGACTAGACGGAAGCACCAGTGCATTAGAGCGAGAGAAACTGATCAACGAATTTAATAGTAATCCGAAGATTCATCTCTTTCTTGTTTCTACACGAGCTGGTTCACTGGGTATCAATCTTGTCGGTGCGAATCGCGCGATTGTATTTGATGCTTCTTGGAATCCTTGTCATGATACACAAGCAGTATGCAGAGTTTATCGATACGGCCAAAAAAAGCCATGTTTTGTTTATCGATTGGTCACCGATAACTGTCTAGAAAGGAAAATCTATGATCGACAAATTAGTAAACAGGGCATGGCAGATCGCGTGGTTGACCAGTGTAATCCCGATGCGCATCTTTCGCTAAAGGAAGCAACAACATTATCGTGGGACTGGGAAGAGGACAGTCAAGTGCAGGATTTCTCGCAGATTAAAGATAGCTATACGGATGAAGTTATGCACTGTGTGTTAGAACGCCATTCCTCGTTGCTCACAAAACAACCGTTTCATCACGAGAGTTTACTCGTTGATCGAAAGGATAAGAAGCTTAGTCAAGCTGAGAAACGATTGGCTCGTCGCGGCTATGAGCTTGAAAAGATGGCAGCTAATTGTTCCAGGCCCAGTTATAACTATGTTCCTGGAAATACAGCAACGCGAG CAGGTGGATTACAAATCAGAGCAATTCGCGGTGGTGATGGTGGTCCTACGCCGAAACCTGTGGCATCTGTTAGACCTATGCAACAGCGAGGTGCTGAAGGATTAAATCCGCGAGGTGTTACTGGTAGCAGATGGATTCCGGCGGAAGTATGGCAGAGACAGGGAATGAGTGCGCAAGAGATGACGCTACCTCTAGATGTAGTTATACCGACCAACTCTCCGGATAAAGGAAGTATCGTTTTGAAAGCGGGTCAACGGGTAATGGTGTTGAAGAGTCCAAAAGGCATTTACATGCAGCTTGAATCTGGCAAAATTATAGCAATTCGCACTGCGCTTAAATTGAATCAGCAAAAACGAGAGGAGGAGCCGAAGAAAG GAGTTTCCTCGATGATACAGAGGAATTCTAAGCCCGAAGTTGGCTTTCCCTTACGGAATAACTCGGCTATTTCCATAATACCCAAATCATCCTCAAGTAACCAGATCGGCGGCCGGCCTCTGAATAAATCATCACCGAGCCCGGGTTACAAACCGTTTGGCGATAAGGAAATCTCTAAGAGGCCCAAACCAGTTGCTACAGCAACAGCCAAACCTTATTTGAGTCAAGTAAACTTAACTAATCAAGTTTCTCTGTCGAGACTACCTAAAGTCAAGCAAGAACCAATTGATCATTCTACACTGGGGGACAACTCTAACTCGTCTGATGGTCAATTGAGAACAGAGCAACGCGTCGAGGAAGTCAGATTAGAAGACGTAGTGGCAGAAGTTAGCTCGAATACTGAGTATAGTCCCTCTAATCATACTCGTACCACTAATTCGGATACGGATACATCCTTGCCAAAATCGTCCGAAGAAAGCACTCAGGTTTACACGCCTGATACTGTCTCTCTTGCGCAAAGTGTTCAGACACAGCATGATCAGTCTGAACCAGAAATGCCGTCAACCGCTGACAAACAACGTTTGCCATCGGAGAAAGAACCTTCTAAATCCGATACATTAACAAACTACAATCGGCCATTCCATACTCAAGCGGAGAAGCGAGAGACCAATGATGATATCATCGTTGAAGAAACTCAAGCGACATCGCAGATGACGCCACAGATGACGTCGCAAGTGACACAGCAAGTGACACCACAAGTCGCGACACAAACGCACGTAATTCCTAGCCCAATGACTTCTCTGTTGACACCGCAACCAGTATCTTCGGCCATGCCGATACCATCGACCATGTCGATACCGCCAAACTTATCGGTACCATCAAGTATGCCTCCGAATATGCCAGTACCATCGAACATGCCACCAAACTTACCGCCGAGCATGCCAGTATCATCAAACTTGCCACCTAGTGTACCATCGAACATGCCGATACCCTCGAGTATGCCGGTATCGAGTATACCGCTGAGCATGCCATCAAGTATGCCATCGAGTATGCCATCAAGTATTCCATCGAGTATGCTAGTAACATCAAGCATGTCTCCAAGCATACCGTCGAGCATGCCAATACCATCAAGTATGTCGATTTCATCTAGCATACCGGTATCGTCGAGCATATCAGTATCGTCTGGTGTATCAATACCATCCGCGTCTGCAAGAGGTTCAGAAGCACCTAAAAGTATCGCCGAATCAATTGCAAACGTGACATCGACCGCTTCCGTATGCACTAGCACCAATATCACTTCTCCGAAGAGTGCTGAGCCAACTCCGAGTATGCGAGACAACATGATCCAGAGTGATCCGACGCCGAGCGTACCCCAGGGATATCCCTACGCTCAGTACCCGAGATATTACGACTATAGCGATCCGCGATCCCGTCCGCTTTCTAATCCCTATGGCACTTACTTCCCAGGCGTTCCACCACACACGGCAAATCCCAGACTGCCAGACACGTCGAAACCTCAACCGGACCTAGGCAAACCTATGGACGAGAGGAACGTGATGAACGTGCCTACTGCTTATTCTCAAATACCGAGCATTACTGCCAAAACGTTAACGAGCAACTCTGCGACGGAGTCTAAGGGTACGGACAACACGACGGTGACTACTACGATGGCCTCATCGAGCAGAGATGAGACACATATACCTACCGCATTTAGTCATCCCACTAGCACGCGGTATCCAGGACCATATCCACCGGGCCCGTACGATCCATACTCACAGCATTATCCACCAGCGCCTGGCTCTTCTGCAGCTTATCCTCCAGGTG GAGCACCCGGTTATCCAGCATACGGTGGACCTAGCTACAATACAGATTATGCCCGTATGTACTCGGCGTTCCATGGTCCGCCACCTCCAACGGATCCCTACATGCATAGAGGATACGCTCCTCCCTCTTCGCATCCCCCTAATTACTATTCGCCCTTCCCGCATCCTCCACCACCTTATGGCAATTATTCGTTCTTGCCGTATCCAAATCCGAATATGTCTAGCGAGCCTCAACCACCCACTCAGTAG